In Diabrotica undecimpunctata isolate CICGRU chromosome 4, icDiaUnde3, whole genome shotgun sequence, a single genomic region encodes these proteins:
- the LOC140438449 gene encoding ubiquitin carboxyl-terminal hydrolase MINDY-3 homolog: MVGSFYKNPIHPVWVVASDTHLTVLFSDERKLVSPETKSEQARRVFKSFDPHGNNFISSDKLQEVLQNLDLVSELEYVNIMKKKLDNENLGIILLNAFMDEFFPKEESSTPDMFTLVNYNGLARSNVNSQVHYHIGSAILLESDIKSVCESNPMLTVLQTKWPNIEVNWWDNITPSLN, encoded by the coding sequence atggttggatcattttataaaaatccaATCCATCCTGTTTGGGTAGTGGCTTCAGATACACATTTAACAGTGCTCTTTAGTGATGAAAGGAAGTTAGTAAGTCCAGAAACCAAAAGTGAACAAGCCAGACGGGTTTTTAAAAGTTTTGATCCTCAtggaaataattttattagttctgACAAATTGCAGGAGGTGCTTCAAAATTTAGACCTTGTAAGCGAACTTGAATACGTCaatataatgaagaaaaaattagATAACGAAAATCTAGGTATAATTTTATTAAACGCTTTCATGGATGAATTCTTTCCCAAAGAAGAATCGTCAACTCCAGACATGTTTACACTCGTTAATTATAACGGACTCGCCAGGAGTAACGTCAATAGTCAAGTCCACTATCACATAGGTTCTGCCATTCTGCTCGAATCCGATATCAAATCGGTGTGCGAATCGAACCCAATGCTTACCGTACTACAAACGAAGTGGCCAAACATTGAAGTGAACTGGTGGGACAACATTACACCATCTCTTAACTGA